In the Mycolicibacter sp. MU0102 genome, one interval contains:
- the pgl gene encoding 6-phosphogluconolactonase: protein MIVATYPDADALVAAAGDRLAGAVESAIAARGRALVVLTGGGTGIALLHRLGEHAARIDWTKVHLFFGDDRFVPADDADRNDKQAREALLGRIDIPAANVHSMPASDGEYGDDLDAAAQAYQEVLAANAEPGQPAPDFDVHLLGMGGEGHVNSLFPDTAAVRETTRLVVGVPDSPKPPPRRITLTLPAIRRSREVWLVVAGEAKAEAVAAAVGGADPITVPAAGATGREQTVWLLDEAAASQLPG, encoded by the coding sequence GTGATCGTTGCGACCTACCCCGATGCCGACGCACTGGTCGCCGCTGCCGGTGACCGGCTGGCCGGTGCCGTCGAATCGGCCATCGCCGCCCGGGGCCGGGCGTTAGTCGTGCTAACCGGCGGCGGTACCGGCATCGCGTTGCTGCATCGCCTCGGCGAGCACGCCGCGCGGATCGACTGGACAAAGGTGCATCTGTTCTTCGGTGACGACCGCTTCGTCCCGGCGGACGACGCCGACCGCAACGACAAGCAGGCGCGCGAAGCGCTGTTGGGCCGCATCGACATCCCGGCTGCCAACGTGCACTCCATGCCGGCCAGCGACGGGGAATACGGCGACGACCTCGACGCCGCCGCGCAGGCCTACCAAGAGGTGCTGGCGGCCAACGCCGAGCCGGGCCAGCCCGCGCCGGACTTCGACGTGCACCTGCTGGGCATGGGCGGCGAGGGCCACGTCAACTCACTGTTTCCCGACACCGCGGCCGTCCGCGAAACCACCCGGCTGGTGGTCGGGGTACCCGACTCGCCCAAGCCTCCCCCGCGCCGAATCACGCTGACACTGCCCGCAATCCGGCGTTCCCGCGAGGTGTGGCTGGTGGTGGCCGGTGAGGCCAAGGCCGAGGCGGTCGCCGCCGCCGTCGGTGGCGCCGACCCGATTACGGTGCCCGCCGCCGGAGCCACCGGGCGCGAGCAGACGGTGTGGCTGCTCGACGAGGCCGCGGCATCTCAACTGCCCGGCTAA
- the zwf gene encoding glucose-6-phosphate dehydrogenase — protein sequence MAGAGAARNTPSGWQNPLRDKRDKRLPRIAGPCGVVIFGVTGDLARRKLMPAIYDLANRGLLPATFALVGFARRDWADEDFADVVYQAVKEHARTPFRQVVWDRLASGFRFVTGTFDDDEAFARLAKTLEELDAERGTGGNHAFYLSIPPGAFPVVCEKLHSTGLARPRDGRWSRVVIEKPFGHDLTSAVELNGVVNSVFPEESVFRIDHYLGKETVQNILALRFANQLFDPIWNAHYVDHVQITMAEDIGLGGRAGYYDGIGAARDVIQNHLLQLLALTAMEEPVNFSPAELQAEKIKVLSATRLAQPLDETTSRGQYAAGWQGGEHVVGLLDEEGFAHDSRTETFAAITLEVDTRRWAGVPFYLRTGKRLGRRVTEIALVFKRAPHLPFDDTMTDELGKNALVIRVQPDEGITLRFGSKVPGHLMEVRDVNMDFSYGSAFSEDSPEAYERLILDVLLGEPSLFPVNAEVELSWEILDPVLENWAEHGKPEPYVAGSWGPQSAFEMLTRSGREWRRP from the coding sequence ATGGCCGGCGCCGGGGCAGCGCGAAACACCCCCTCGGGGTGGCAGAACCCGCTGCGAGACAAGCGAGACAAACGCCTGCCCCGCATCGCCGGCCCCTGTGGCGTGGTGATTTTCGGGGTCACCGGCGACCTGGCCCGGCGCAAGCTCATGCCGGCCATCTACGACCTGGCCAACCGCGGGTTGCTGCCGGCGACCTTTGCGCTGGTCGGGTTCGCCCGCCGGGATTGGGCCGACGAGGACTTCGCCGATGTGGTCTACCAGGCCGTCAAAGAGCACGCCCGGACCCCGTTCCGTCAGGTGGTGTGGGACCGGCTGGCGTCCGGGTTCCGTTTCGTCACCGGCACATTCGATGACGATGAGGCTTTCGCCCGGTTGGCAAAGACCCTCGAGGAGCTCGACGCCGAGCGCGGCACCGGCGGCAATCACGCCTTCTACCTGTCGATCCCGCCCGGTGCGTTCCCGGTGGTCTGCGAGAAGCTGCACTCCACCGGACTGGCCCGGCCGCGCGATGGCCGGTGGAGCCGGGTGGTGATCGAGAAGCCGTTCGGTCACGACCTGACCAGCGCGGTCGAACTCAACGGCGTGGTCAACAGCGTGTTCCCCGAGGAGTCGGTGTTCCGGATCGACCACTACCTGGGCAAGGAGACCGTCCAGAACATCCTGGCGCTGCGCTTCGCCAACCAGTTGTTCGACCCGATCTGGAACGCCCACTACGTCGACCACGTGCAGATCACCATGGCCGAGGACATCGGCTTGGGCGGGCGCGCCGGCTACTACGACGGCATCGGCGCGGCCCGGGACGTGATCCAGAACCACCTGCTGCAGTTGCTGGCGCTCACCGCGATGGAGGAGCCGGTGAACTTCTCCCCCGCCGAACTGCAGGCCGAGAAGATCAAGGTGCTCTCGGCCACTCGGCTGGCGCAGCCACTGGATGAGACCACCTCCCGCGGCCAGTACGCGGCCGGATGGCAGGGCGGCGAGCACGTCGTGGGACTGCTCGACGAGGAGGGATTCGCCCACGATTCGCGGACCGAGACCTTTGCGGCAATCACCCTGGAGGTCGACACGAGGCGCTGGGCGGGCGTGCCGTTCTACCTGCGTACCGGCAAGCGCCTGGGACGGCGGGTGACCGAGATCGCGCTGGTATTCAAGCGCGCACCGCACCTGCCCTTCGACGACACCATGACCGACGAACTGGGCAAGAACGCCCTGGTGATCCGGGTGCAGCCCGACGAGGGGATCACGCTGCGGTTCGGCTCCAAGGTGCCCGGGCACCTGATGGAGGTCCGCGACGTCAACATGGACTTCTCCTACGGATCGGCGTTCTCCGAGGATTCGCCGGAGGCCTACGAGCGGCTGATCCTCGATGTGCTGTTGGGTGAGCCCTCCCTGTTCCCGGTCAACGCCGAAGTCGAATTGTCTTGGGAGATCCTCGATCCGGTGCTCGAGAACTGGGCCGAGCACGGCAAGCCCGAGCCGTATGTGGCCGGAAGTTGGGGGCCGCAGTCGGCGTTTGAGATGCTCACGCGTTCCGGCCGGGAATGGCGGCGCCCATGA
- the tal gene encoding transaldolase: MTQNPKLAALSAAGVSVWLDDLSRDRLTSGNLADLVATRSVVGVTTNPTIFQKALEKGHAYDKQLAELAARGADVDAVIRTVTTDDVRNACDVLSAAWEATDGVDGRVSIEVDPRLAHDTDKTVAQAVELWKIVDRPNLFIKIPATKAGLPAITAVLAEGISVNVTLIFSVERHREVMDAYLAGLEAAKAAGHDLAKIHSVASFFVSRVDTEIDARLEKIGSAEAVALRGKAGLANARLAYAAYEEVFGGERFAALTADGARVQRPLWASTGVKNPDYPDTLYVTELVAAHTVNTMPEPTLDAVADHGDITGDTIAGTAAASQQVFDQLAAVGIDLTDVFLVLENEGVEKFEASWGELLDATATQLEEAK, translated from the coding sequence ATGACTCAGAATCCCAAGCTTGCCGCTCTCAGCGCCGCAGGCGTGTCGGTGTGGCTCGATGATCTGTCCCGCGACCGACTCACGTCGGGCAACCTGGCCGACCTTGTCGCCACCCGCAGTGTGGTCGGGGTGACCACTAACCCGACCATCTTCCAGAAGGCGCTGGAGAAGGGTCACGCCTACGACAAGCAGCTGGCCGAGCTGGCCGCTCGCGGCGCCGATGTGGACGCGGTGATCCGCACCGTCACCACCGACGACGTGCGCAACGCCTGCGACGTGCTGTCCGCGGCGTGGGAGGCGACCGACGGTGTGGACGGTCGGGTGTCGATCGAGGTCGACCCGCGGCTGGCCCACGACACCGACAAGACCGTGGCCCAGGCCGTCGAGCTGTGGAAGATCGTCGACCGGCCCAACCTGTTCATCAAGATTCCGGCCACCAAGGCGGGCCTGCCGGCCATCACCGCTGTACTGGCCGAAGGGATTTCGGTCAATGTCACGCTGATCTTCTCCGTCGAGCGGCACCGCGAGGTGATGGACGCCTACCTGGCCGGTCTGGAGGCCGCCAAGGCCGCCGGACACGACCTGGCCAAGATCCACTCGGTGGCATCGTTCTTCGTTTCCCGGGTGGACACCGAGATCGACGCCCGGCTGGAGAAGATCGGCTCGGCCGAGGCCGTGGCGCTGCGCGGCAAGGCCGGTCTCGCCAACGCCCGGCTGGCCTACGCGGCCTACGAAGAGGTCTTCGGCGGTGAGCGCTTCGCCGCGCTGACGGCCGACGGTGCGCGGGTGCAGCGCCCGTTGTGGGCCTCGACCGGGGTCAAGAACCCCGACTATCCGGACACCCTGTACGTCACCGAGCTGGTCGCGGCCCACACCGTCAACACCATGCCGGAACCGACGTTGGACGCGGTCGCCGACCACGGGGACATCACCGGTGACACCATCGCCGGCACCGCGGCGGCATCCCAGCAGGTCTTCGACCAACTCGCGGCGGTGGGCATCGACCTGACCGATGTGTTCTTGGTGCTGGAGAACGAGGGCGTCGAGAAGTTCGAAGCGTCCTGGGGCGAACTGTTGGACGCCACGGCAACCCAGCTCGAAGAGGCCAAGTGA
- a CDS encoding heme o synthase gives MSIRERAEPRRIRAVRSTLLAYLSLTKPRIIELLLVTTIPAMLLADRGTVNPLLIFNTLIGGMLAAASANALNCVVDADIDKVMKRTARRPLAREAVPTRNALVFSLALGAGSFMWLWRTTNLMSGLLATATIAFYVLVYSMMLKRRTSQNVVWGGAAGCMPVVIGWSAVTGTIGWPALVMFLVIFFWTPPHTWALAMRYKEDYAAAGVPMLPVVASEQVVTHRIVVYTWATVLATLALVPAAGWLYAAVAVLAGAWFLAMAHQLYAGVRRGEPVKPLRLFLQSNNYLALVFCALAVDSAIGLPTLF, from the coding sequence GTGAGTATTCGCGAGCGCGCTGAGCCGCGCCGAATACGCGCTGTGCGCAGCACGTTGTTGGCGTACCTGTCGCTGACCAAGCCCCGAATCATCGAGTTGCTGCTGGTCACGACCATTCCGGCGATGCTGCTGGCCGACCGCGGCACGGTGAATCCGTTGCTGATCTTCAACACGCTGATCGGCGGGATGCTGGCCGCTGCCAGCGCCAACGCGCTGAACTGCGTGGTCGACGCCGACATCGACAAGGTGATGAAGCGCACGGCGCGCCGTCCGCTGGCTCGCGAGGCAGTGCCGACCCGCAACGCCCTGGTGTTCAGCCTGGCGCTCGGTGCCGGTTCGTTCATGTGGCTGTGGCGTACCACGAACTTGATGTCGGGCCTACTGGCCACGGCCACCATCGCGTTCTACGTGCTGGTCTACTCGATGATGCTCAAGCGGCGTACCTCCCAGAACGTGGTGTGGGGCGGGGCGGCCGGCTGCATGCCGGTGGTGATCGGCTGGTCGGCGGTCACCGGCACCATCGGCTGGCCCGCGCTGGTGATGTTCTTGGTGATCTTCTTCTGGACGCCGCCGCACACCTGGGCGCTGGCGATGCGCTACAAGGAGGACTACGCGGCGGCGGGGGTGCCCATGCTGCCCGTGGTCGCCAGCGAGCAGGTGGTCACCCACCGGATCGTGGTCTACACCTGGGCGACGGTGCTGGCGACGTTGGCGTTGGTGCCCGCCGCAGGCTGGCTGTATGCGGCGGTCGCGGTACTGGCCGGCGCGTGGTTCCTGGCCATGGCCCATCAGCTGTACGCGGGCGTCCGTCGCGGCGAGCCGGTCAAGCCGCTGCGGCTGTTCCTGCAGTCCAACAACTACCTGGCGCTGGTCTTCTGCGCGCTGGCGGTGGACTCGGCTATCGGCCTGCCCACCCTGTTCTAG
- the secG gene encoding preprotein translocase subunit SecG translates to MILTLQILLVITSLLVILLVLLHRAKGGGLSTLFGGGVQSSLSGSTVVEKNLDRLTYFVIAIWLISIIAVGLLIKYQ, encoded by the coding sequence ATGATCTTGACGCTGCAGATTCTCTTGGTGATCACCAGCCTGCTGGTGATTCTGCTGGTGCTGCTGCACCGCGCCAAGGGTGGCGGCCTGTCGACCCTGTTCGGTGGCGGTGTGCAGTCCAGCCTGTCCGGCTCGACTGTGGTCGAGAAGAACCTGGACCGGCTGACCTATTTCGTCATCGCCATCTGGTTGATCTCCATCATCGCCGTCGGCCTGCTGATCAAGTACCAGTAA
- the opcA gene encoding glucose-6-phosphate dehydrogenase assembly protein OpcA, with product MIIELPNTTTTAINKKLNAIREQVGAATTGRVLTLIIALETDALLDESIAAANIASQEHPSRVIAVVSGDPDAGESRLDAEVRMFGDAGASEVVVLRLYGPLAGHADAVVVPFLLPDIPVVAWWPDVAPAAPATDPIGALALRRITDATNAPDPRAAINSRRDGYTAGDTDLSWSRITYWRALLASALDQPPYEPIRSAVVSGLATEPALDILAGWLASRIDGPVRRAVGELKIELTRDSETVALSRPQDGVTATLSRTGRPAGLVPLPRRVTAECLAEDLRRLDADVIYGAALTGLEEVEYL from the coding sequence ATGATTATCGAATTGCCGAACACCACCACCACCGCGATCAACAAGAAGCTCAACGCGATCCGCGAGCAGGTCGGTGCGGCGACGACGGGCCGGGTGCTGACGCTGATCATCGCGCTGGAAACCGACGCCCTGCTCGATGAGTCCATCGCGGCGGCCAACATCGCCAGCCAAGAACACCCGAGCCGGGTGATTGCGGTGGTCAGCGGAGACCCCGATGCCGGTGAGTCCCGTTTGGATGCCGAAGTGCGGATGTTCGGCGATGCCGGCGCCAGCGAGGTGGTGGTGCTGCGGCTGTACGGCCCGCTGGCCGGCCATGCTGACGCGGTCGTCGTGCCCTTCCTGCTGCCCGATATCCCGGTGGTCGCCTGGTGGCCCGATGTCGCGCCCGCAGCGCCGGCCACCGACCCGATCGGGGCGCTGGCGTTGCGGCGGATCACCGACGCCACCAACGCCCCCGATCCGCGGGCAGCGATCAACAGCCGCAGAGACGGCTACACCGCCGGCGACACCGACCTGTCATGGAGTCGCATCACCTACTGGCGGGCGCTGCTCGCCTCCGCGCTGGATCAGCCGCCGTACGAGCCGATTCGCTCGGCGGTGGTCTCCGGGCTGGCAACCGAGCCGGCCCTGGACATCCTGGCCGGCTGGCTGGCGAGTCGCATCGACGGCCCGGTGCGGCGTGCGGTCGGCGAATTGAAGATCGAATTGACCCGCGACAGCGAGACCGTGGCGCTGAGCCGGCCCCAGGACGGGGTCACCGCCACGTTGAGCCGCACCGGAAGGCCCGCGGGCCTGGTGCCGCTGCCCCGCCGGGTGACCGCGGAGTGTCTGGCTGAAGATCTGCGCCGGCTCGATGCCGACGTCATTTACGGCGCCGCGCTGACGGGCCTGGAAGAAGTGGAGTATCTGTGA
- a CDS encoding ATPase, with product MSAMADRSSGTGTERKRLKTLAQAALNADVTVGQLEDVLGGLGGTMNELNSSLANLNTTIERLGGGLDHLEETMASLDDLARRLVTLIEPVEAIVNRIDYLVEVGETAMSPLAATENAVRGMFNAMRNRVVR from the coding sequence ATGAGCGCTATGGCAGACAGAAGCTCAGGCACCGGCACGGAACGTAAGCGGCTCAAGACCTTGGCTCAGGCGGCGCTGAACGCCGACGTGACGGTCGGGCAGCTCGAGGATGTCCTGGGCGGTCTGGGCGGCACCATGAATGAGCTCAACAGTTCCTTGGCCAACCTCAACACCACGATCGAGCGCCTGGGCGGCGGCCTGGACCATCTTGAGGAGACCATGGCCAGCCTGGACGATCTGGCCCGCCGCCTGGTCACGCTGATCGAGCCGGTGGAGGCCATCGTCAACCGGATCGACTACCTGGTCGAAGTCGGCGAGACGGCGATGTCACCATTGGCGGCGACCGAGAATGCGGTGCGCGGCATGTTCAACGCCATGCGCAACCGGGTGGTGCGCTGA
- a CDS encoding NUDIX hydrolase, with protein sequence MPTPQFIVDLRSHIGHAPLWLIGVTAVVIRGDEVLLVERADNGIWAPVTGIVDPGEEPADAAAREVAEESGVTAMPERLAWVHVTPPVTHVNGDQAQYLDHVFVMRWVAGEPYPADDESTDARWYPRTALPDIPERMRSRINAAFDAGTETRFEWSAGS encoded by the coding sequence ATGCCGACTCCGCAGTTCATCGTCGACCTCCGCAGCCATATCGGTCATGCCCCGCTGTGGCTGATCGGCGTGACGGCGGTGGTCATCCGTGGCGACGAGGTGTTACTCGTCGAACGCGCCGACAACGGCATCTGGGCGCCGGTGACCGGGATCGTCGACCCCGGCGAAGAGCCGGCTGACGCCGCCGCGCGCGAGGTCGCCGAGGAGAGCGGCGTCACCGCGATGCCCGAGCGGCTGGCCTGGGTGCACGTCACGCCGCCCGTCACCCACGTCAACGGTGATCAGGCGCAGTACCTCGACCACGTCTTCGTGATGCGCTGGGTGGCGGGAGAGCCCTACCCCGCCGACGACGAGAGCACCGACGCGCGCTGGTACCCGCGCACCGCGCTGCCCGACATCCCCGAGCGGATGCGGAGCAGGATCAACGCCGCGTTCGACGCGGGCACCGAAACCCGGTTCGAATGGAGCGCGGGGTCCTAG
- the tkt gene encoding transketolase, with product MTTAAEISALTQPHHPADWAEIDTTAVDTARVLAADAVQKVGNGHPGTAMSLAPLAYTLFQRVMRHDPSDTTWLGRDRFVLSCGHSSLTLYIQLYLGGFGLELADIEALRTWGSKTPGHPEFRHTKGVEITTGPLGQGLASAVGMAMAARYERGLFDPDTAPGESPFDHFVYVIASDGDIQEGVTSEASSLAGVQQLGNLIVFYDHNKISIEDDTAIALCEDTAARYRSYGWHVQEVEGGENVTGIEEAIANAKAVTDKPSFISLRTIIGYPSPGKMNTGAIHGSALGGDEVAATKSALGFDPDKAFEVREDVITHTRGLVARGKQAHADWQEQFESWAAREPERKALLDRLIAGELPEGWDAELPYWEPGSKAVATRAASGKVLNAVGAKLPELWGGSADLAGSNNTTMDGVKSFGPASISTGEYTADPYGRTLHFGIREHAMGSILSGIVLHGPTRAYGGTFLQFSDYMRPAVRLAALMDIDPIYVWTHDSIGLGEDGPTHQPIEHLAALRAIPRLSVVRPADANETAYAWRTVLARGASSGPVGLILTRQNVPIIEGTDAEGVARGGYVLGGLEAAGTEDPDVVLIATGSEVQLAVEAQKLLADKDINARVVSMTCLEWFESQPADYRDAVLPPSVSARVAVEAGIAQCWHKIVGDTGEIVSIEHYGESADYQTLFREFGLTAEAVVAAAERTLEN from the coding sequence GTGACCACTGCCGCAGAGATCTCCGCTCTCACCCAACCGCACCACCCCGCAGACTGGGCCGAGATCGACACCACCGCAGTCGACACCGCCCGGGTGTTGGCCGCTGACGCGGTGCAGAAGGTCGGCAACGGCCACCCGGGCACCGCGATGAGTCTCGCTCCGCTGGCCTACACGCTGTTCCAGCGGGTGATGCGCCACGATCCGTCCGACACCACATGGTTGGGCCGCGACCGGTTCGTGTTGTCCTGCGGGCACTCCAGCCTGACCCTGTACATCCAGCTCTACCTGGGCGGTTTCGGGCTGGAACTGGCCGACATCGAGGCACTGCGCACCTGGGGCTCCAAGACCCCGGGCCATCCGGAGTTCCGCCACACCAAGGGCGTGGAGATCACCACCGGCCCGCTCGGACAGGGCCTGGCCTCGGCGGTCGGCATGGCGATGGCCGCCCGCTACGAGCGCGGCCTGTTCGACCCGGACACCGCGCCCGGCGAGAGCCCGTTCGACCACTTCGTCTACGTCATCGCCTCCGACGGCGACATCCAGGAGGGCGTCACCAGTGAGGCCTCCTCGCTGGCCGGCGTTCAGCAGCTGGGCAACCTGATCGTGTTCTACGACCACAACAAGATCTCCATCGAGGACGACACCGCGATCGCCCTCTGCGAGGACACCGCGGCCCGCTACCGGTCCTACGGTTGGCACGTCCAGGAGGTCGAGGGCGGCGAGAACGTGACCGGCATCGAGGAGGCCATCGCAAACGCGAAGGCCGTCACCGACAAGCCGTCGTTCATCTCGCTGCGCACGATCATCGGCTACCCGTCGCCGGGCAAGATGAACACCGGCGCCATCCACGGTTCGGCGCTCGGCGGCGACGAAGTGGCCGCCACCAAGTCCGCACTCGGCTTCGACCCGGACAAGGCGTTCGAGGTCCGTGAAGACGTGATCACCCACACCCGCGGACTGGTGGCACGCGGCAAGCAGGCCCACGCCGACTGGCAAGAGCAGTTCGAGTCCTGGGCGGCCCGCGAGCCGGAGCGCAAGGCGCTGCTGGACCGGCTGATCGCCGGTGAACTGCCCGAGGGCTGGGACGCCGAGCTGCCGTACTGGGAGCCCGGCTCGAAGGCCGTTGCCACCCGCGCCGCATCCGGCAAGGTGCTCAACGCAGTGGGCGCCAAGCTTCCTGAATTGTGGGGCGGCTCAGCCGATCTGGCGGGCAGCAACAACACCACCATGGACGGTGTCAAGTCGTTCGGGCCGGCGTCGATCTCCACCGGTGAGTACACCGCCGACCCCTACGGCCGCACCCTGCACTTCGGGATCCGCGAGCACGCGATGGGCTCGATCCTGTCCGGCATCGTGCTGCATGGGCCCACCCGCGCCTACGGCGGTACGTTCCTGCAGTTCTCCGACTACATGCGGCCCGCGGTGCGATTGGCGGCGCTGATGGACATCGACCCGATCTACGTGTGGACGCACGACTCGATCGGGCTCGGCGAAGACGGTCCGACGCACCAGCCGATCGAGCACCTGGCGGCGTTGCGGGCCATCCCCCGCCTGTCGGTGGTGCGACCGGCGGACGCCAATGAGACGGCCTACGCCTGGCGGACGGTACTGGCCCGCGGCGCGAGCAGCGGTCCGGTCGGACTGATCCTGACCCGGCAGAATGTACCGATCATCGAGGGCACCGACGCCGAAGGTGTTGCCCGCGGAGGCTACGTGCTGGGCGGTCTCGAAGCCGCTGGCACCGAGGACCCCGACGTGGTGCTGATCGCCACCGGTTCTGAGGTGCAGCTCGCGGTCGAAGCGCAGAAACTCTTGGCGGACAAGGACATCAACGCCCGCGTGGTGTCGATGACGTGTCTGGAGTGGTTCGAGTCGCAGCCGGCCGACTACCGCGATGCAGTGCTGCCGCCGTCGGTGTCTGCTCGGGTGGCCGTTGAAGCCGGTATCGCACAGTGCTGGCACAAGATCGTCGGCGACACCGGCGAGATCGTGTCGATCGAGCACTACGGCGAATCCGCCGACTACCAAACGCTGTTCCGTGAGTTCGGTCTGACCGCGGAAGCGGTCGTCGCCGCCGCCGAAAGAACACTGGAAAACTGA
- a CDS encoding phosphoglycerate kinase, producing the protein MAVKSVEDLIAEGVSGRGVLVRSDLNVPLDDGKITDLGRITASVPTLRALVDAGAKVVVTAHLGRPKDGPDPKLSLAPVAAALGEQLGRHVQLAGDVVGTDALARAEGLTDGDVLLLENIRFDARETSKDDNERLALARALAELVAAPDGSPGAFVSDGFGVVHRKQASVYDVATLLPSYAGTLVAAEIQVLQQLTESTERPYAVVLGGSKVSDKLGVIKSLATKADSIVIGGGMCFTFLAAQGLEVGTSLLEADMVDTCRQLLDDYADVLRLPVDIVVADKFDAAATGEVVAADAIPDGKMGLDIGPGSVERFAALLGNAKTIFWNGPMGVFEFPAFEAGTRGVAEAIAAATSKGAFSVVGGGDSAAAVRALGLPEDGFSHISTGGGASLEYLEGKALPGLQVLETGGAS; encoded by the coding sequence GTGGCCGTCAAGTCAGTTGAAGACCTGATCGCCGAGGGTGTTTCGGGTCGGGGCGTGCTGGTGCGCTCCGACCTGAACGTCCCGCTCGACGATGGAAAGATCACCGACCTGGGCCGGATCACCGCATCGGTGCCCACGCTGCGCGCGTTGGTCGACGCCGGCGCCAAGGTCGTAGTGACAGCCCACCTGGGCCGGCCCAAGGACGGTCCGGACCCCAAACTGTCGCTAGCACCGGTTGCGGCCGCGCTCGGCGAGCAGTTGGGCCGGCATGTCCAGCTGGCCGGTGACGTGGTCGGCACCGACGCCCTGGCCCGCGCCGAAGGCCTGACCGACGGCGACGTGCTGCTGCTGGAGAACATCCGCTTCGACGCGCGGGAGACCAGCAAGGACGACAACGAGCGCCTGGCTCTGGCCCGGGCGCTGGCCGAGCTGGTCGCCGCGCCGGACGGTTCGCCGGGGGCGTTCGTCTCCGACGGATTCGGTGTGGTGCACCGCAAGCAGGCCTCCGTCTACGACGTCGCCACGCTGCTCCCGTCGTATGCCGGAACGCTGGTCGCCGCGGAGATCCAGGTACTGCAGCAGCTGACCGAGTCCACCGAGCGGCCCTACGCCGTGGTGCTGGGCGGGTCGAAGGTCTCCGACAAGCTGGGCGTGATCAAGTCGCTGGCAACCAAGGCCGATTCCATCGTGATCGGCGGCGGCATGTGCTTCACCTTCCTGGCCGCCCAAGGCCTCGAGGTCGGAACCTCGCTGCTGGAAGCCGACATGGTGGACACCTGCCGGCAGCTGCTCGATGACTACGCCGACGTGCTGCGGCTGCCGGTGGACATCGTCGTCGCCGACAAGTTCGACGCCGCCGCCACCGGTGAGGTGGTCGCGGCGGACGCCATCCCGGACGGCAAGATGGGCCTGGATATCGGCCCGGGTTCGGTGGAGCGGTTCGCCGCGCTACTGGGCAATGCCAAGACCATCTTCTGGAACGGGCCGATGGGCGTGTTCGAGTTCCCGGCCTTCGAGGCCGGCACCAGGGGAGTGGCCGAGGCGATCGCGGCGGCCACCTCCAAGGGCGCGTTCAGCGTCGTCGGCGGGGGCGACTCTGCCGCGGCGGTACGGGCTCTGGGATTGCCGGAGGACGGTTTCTCGCACATCTCCACCGGCGGCGGGGCGTCCTTGGAATACCTTGAGGGCAAAGCACTGCCGGGCCTGCAGGTCTTGGAAACCGGAGGAGCGTCATGA
- the tpiA gene encoding triose-phosphate isomerase, with amino-acid sequence MSRKPLIAGNWKMNLNHFEAIALVQKVAFALPDKYFDKVDVTVLPPFTDLRSVQTLVDGDKLRLTFGAQDVSQHDAGAYTGEISGAFLAKLGCTFVVVGHSERRSYHGEDDALVAAKAGAALKHGLTPIICIGEHLEIREAGSHVEHCLEQLRGSLAGLSAEQIGASVIAYEPVWAIGTGRVAGAADAQEVCAAVRAELGKLASPKIADTVRVLYGGSVNAKNVGELIGQPDVDGGLVGGASLDGEQFAMLAALAAGGPLP; translated from the coding sequence ATGAGTCGTAAGCCGCTGATCGCCGGCAACTGGAAGATGAACCTCAACCACTTTGAGGCCATCGCCCTGGTGCAGAAGGTGGCATTCGCGCTGCCGGACAAGTACTTCGACAAGGTCGATGTCACGGTGCTGCCACCGTTCACCGACCTGCGCAGCGTGCAGACCCTGGTCGATGGGGACAAGCTTCGGCTGACCTTCGGCGCCCAGGACGTCTCGCAGCACGACGCGGGCGCCTACACCGGCGAGATCAGCGGGGCGTTCCTGGCCAAGCTGGGCTGCACCTTCGTCGTCGTCGGACACTCCGAACGGCGCAGCTACCACGGTGAGGACGACGCGCTGGTCGCCGCAAAGGCCGGCGCCGCACTCAAGCACGGCCTGACCCCGATCATCTGCATCGGTGAGCACCTGGAGATCCGGGAGGCCGGCAGCCACGTCGAGCACTGCCTGGAGCAGTTGCGCGGCTCCCTGGCCGGCTTGAGCGCCGAGCAGATCGGTGCGAGCGTCATCGCCTATGAACCGGTGTGGGCCATCGGTACCGGCCGGGTGGCCGGTGCGGCGGACGCGCAGGAAGTGTGTGCGGCCGTGCGGGCCGAGCTGGGCAAGCTCGCCTCGCCCAAGATCGCCGACACGGTCCGGGTGCTCTACGGCGGCTCGGTCAACGCCAAGAACGTCGGCGAACTGATCGGTCAGCCCGACGTGGATGGCGGCCTGGTCGGCGGAGCGTCGCTCGACGGTGAGCAGTTCGCGATGCTGGCGGCGCTGGCAGCCGGCGGGCCCCTCCCTTGA